From a single Alkalihalophilus pseudofirmus genomic region:
- the nhaC gene encoding Na+/H+ antiporter NhaC: MEKKATVGFTLLLLGVMMAIIITSMFVLKVEPHIPLVVCLLIAAVFGRYLKVKWNDLESAMIDGLKIGIKPIFILALVGIVIAVWMMSGTVPTLLFYGLSIISPEWFAVSTLFICMIVSSFTGSSFTTVGTIGVAMMGIGTALGIDPAIAAGAVVCGACFGDKMSPLSDTTNFAPGIVGVDLFDHIRHLLWTTVPSFVITVILFLMIGRSQTTSTTQDIQAMLTALDSQFTLSILTLLSPLLVVILAMRRFPTIPVLVVGILTGIITAAFVQGNADVARWFTIIQNGFSMETGNEVIDGIVNRGGLQSMMWSISLVMIALTLGGVIQRIGVIDTLLQSLTRKLSSRGHLIAATATSSIGVNVVTGEQYLSILLPGKTFESFYTKLNVAKKNLSRTLEDAGTLVNPLIPWGVSGAFFASTLGVDVIDYLPFAFFLFLSPFMTILFGYLGIGVGKEQSLANKRG, encoded by the coding sequence ATGGAGAAAAAAGCTACCGTTGGATTTACGTTGCTATTATTAGGGGTCATGATGGCCATTATTATTACGAGTATGTTTGTGTTAAAGGTTGAACCGCATATTCCGCTAGTTGTATGTCTTCTTATTGCTGCGGTCTTTGGACGTTATTTAAAGGTTAAGTGGAATGACCTTGAGAGTGCAATGATTGATGGATTAAAAATAGGGATCAAGCCTATTTTTATTTTGGCGCTTGTTGGGATTGTCATTGCTGTATGGATGATGAGCGGAACCGTTCCTACCCTTTTATTTTACGGGTTATCCATCATTTCGCCTGAGTGGTTCGCTGTTAGTACTTTATTCATTTGCATGATTGTTTCAAGCTTTACAGGAAGCTCATTTACGACAGTTGGTACGATTGGAGTGGCAATGATGGGAATTGGTACCGCACTTGGTATTGATCCTGCTATTGCAGCTGGTGCTGTCGTTTGCGGGGCTTGTTTTGGCGATAAAATGTCTCCATTATCTGATACTACAAACTTTGCTCCGGGTATTGTCGGAGTAGACTTATTTGATCATATTCGCCACTTGCTTTGGACAACCGTTCCTAGCTTCGTCATTACGGTCATTCTTTTTCTCATGATAGGGAGAAGTCAAACAACGAGCACGACACAAGATATCCAAGCGATGCTTACAGCGCTCGATTCTCAATTTACCCTTAGCATCCTCACGCTTTTATCACCTCTTCTAGTTGTGATTTTAGCAATGAGACGTTTTCCGACAATACCTGTATTAGTAGTCGGGATATTGACTGGTATTATAACAGCTGCTTTTGTCCAAGGGAATGCTGATGTTGCTAGATGGTTTACTATTATCCAAAATGGTTTCTCGATGGAAACAGGGAATGAAGTCATTGACGGCATCGTGAATCGCGGTGGATTGCAGTCAATGATGTGGTCAATTTCACTTGTTATGATTGCTCTTACGCTTGGCGGAGTGATTCAACGGATAGGTGTTATTGATACACTCCTTCAATCGCTAACAAGAAAATTATCTTCACGCGGACATTTGATTGCAGCGACTGCAACATCGTCTATCGGAGTTAATGTAGTAACAGGAGAGCAGTACTTGTCAATATTATTGCCTGGGAAAACGTTTGAGTCATTTTATACAAAGCTTAACGTAGCAAAAAAGAATCTCTCAAGAACACTTGAGGATGCAGGGACATTAGTGAACCCCCTTATCCCTTGGGGAGTAAGCGGCGCTTTCTTTGCGAGTACATTAGGGGTAGATGTGATTGATTACCTACCGTTTGCTTTCTTCTTATTTTTGTCTCCATTTATGACCATTTTATTTGGCTACCTAGGAATTGGGGTAGGGAAAGAGCAGTCTCTTGCAAATAAACGTGGATAA
- a CDS encoding HAD family hydrolase, with product MKWSTICFDLDNTLYNHEYAFKRAIKQCYYTKLHQWKISVDQAPPFEAWFTTFKYYCDHFWPDLEHKRMSRLDYRRARYAEAMREHHLPVKMEEADDFHNEYYEIVHQFAKPDPMMGPLLKWLSDIGVKVGILTNGPSITQRNKIEALGLNQFVEEQHLLISSEAGLEKPDPRFFHLMEQTFQMGRHSLLNTDTFLFIGDSWEQDVEGAVAAGWDAVYLNTREIEPSSHVNVVTNVHSLSDLYVWLQTYGRGGR from the coding sequence GTGAAGTGGAGTACGATATGTTTTGATTTAGATAATACGTTATATAACCATGAGTATGCTTTTAAGCGTGCGATTAAACAATGTTACTATACAAAACTTCATCAATGGAAGATATCCGTTGATCAAGCTCCTCCATTTGAAGCATGGTTTACTACATTTAAATATTATTGCGATCATTTTTGGCCCGACCTTGAACATAAGAGGATGAGCAGGCTTGATTACAGAAGGGCTCGATATGCTGAAGCGATGAGAGAACACCACCTTCCTGTAAAAATGGAAGAAGCAGATGACTTTCATAACGAGTATTACGAGATTGTCCATCAATTTGCAAAGCCTGACCCGATGATGGGGCCATTATTAAAATGGTTGTCGGATATTGGGGTAAAGGTTGGGATTTTGACGAACGGCCCTTCTATTACCCAGCGAAATAAGATAGAAGCTCTAGGGCTTAATCAATTTGTAGAAGAACAGCATCTCCTTATTTCTAGTGAAGCAGGGTTAGAAAAGCCTGATCCGCGTTTTTTTCATCTGATGGAACAGACATTTCAGATGGGGAGGCATAGTCTTTTAAACACTGATACATTCTTATTTATAGGGGATTCATGGGAACAAGATGTAGAGGGCGCCGTGGCTGCCGGGTGGGATGCTGTATATTTGAATACAAGAGAGATAGAGCCTTCGAGCCATGTGAATGTAGTTACTAATGTACATTCTTTAAGCGACTTATATGTATGGCTTCAAACATATGGGAGAGGGGGCAGGTAG
- a CDS encoding rhomboid family intramembrane serine protease — protein MSVWKQDLYFWQLVHHYVTERGFRLLYEKNKEVWLEDENSKPKRIIRIARRDFDWQNQLRKDVTETVKRAELLRKQLKQKKIAGENIYISMYPPVDSWDDLTRPFYLGKKQQTMMKMVLIPSGLEEKRSVTSGELSKDLILAFPIYEDIDMAEVVIGRLKREVRQHTKKKEEEERSFFLYGKPIATYVLLIMIAVMFYIIEQNGGSTHVLTLIEFGAKYNPAILDGEWWRFFSSMFLHIGFIHLFMNSLALFYLGGAVERMYGTSRFILIYFIAGLIGSISSFAFNEQVAAGASGAIFGLFGALLYFGTAQPKLFFRTMGMNVLVILGINLVFGFVMPMIDNGAHIGGLVGGFLAAALVQLPKEKGRPRQIFYLLGTIILALSLFWLGHIKEDQQMSSLLSLQLAQEYMQEGRFDEAYPLIETVLEEENDNPEAYFLMAYLEYEFGQYEKARESLLKTVELRPSFHEAHYNLALTHSRLGNTEEAIASLEEAIALAPEEEDYQALYDDIMTD, from the coding sequence ATGTCCGTGTGGAAGCAGGATTTATATTTTTGGCAGCTTGTTCATCATTATGTAACAGAACGAGGCTTCCGCTTGTTATATGAAAAAAATAAAGAAGTGTGGCTTGAGGATGAGAACTCTAAGCCAAAACGGATCATTCGAATAGCTAGAAGAGATTTTGATTGGCAAAATCAATTAAGAAAAGATGTCACCGAAACAGTTAAGAGAGCAGAGCTCCTTAGAAAACAATTAAAGCAAAAGAAAATAGCTGGTGAGAATATCTATATTTCGATGTACCCTCCTGTGGATTCTTGGGATGATCTTACACGTCCTTTTTACTTGGGAAAAAAACAACAAACGATGATGAAAATGGTGTTGATTCCTAGTGGCCTAGAAGAGAAGAGAAGCGTAACGAGCGGTGAGTTGTCAAAAGATCTTATCCTCGCATTCCCTATTTATGAAGATATAGACATGGCAGAAGTCGTAATCGGCCGATTGAAGCGAGAGGTTAGACAACATACTAAGAAAAAAGAAGAGGAAGAGCGCTCTTTTTTCTTATACGGAAAACCAATTGCAACGTATGTGCTTTTAATCATGATTGCGGTCATGTTTTATATCATAGAGCAAAATGGCGGAAGTACTCATGTACTGACTTTAATTGAGTTCGGAGCTAAGTATAATCCAGCTATTCTTGATGGGGAATGGTGGAGGTTTTTTAGCTCGATGTTTCTCCATATCGGGTTTATCCACTTATTCATGAATTCTTTAGCGCTCTTTTATTTAGGCGGAGCGGTTGAAAGAATGTATGGCACGAGCCGCTTTATTCTTATTTATTTTATTGCTGGATTAATTGGGTCGATCTCTAGTTTTGCTTTTAATGAGCAAGTAGCGGCAGGTGCTTCAGGGGCGATCTTTGGCCTCTTTGGTGCCCTTTTATACTTTGGTACAGCACAGCCTAAACTGTTTTTTAGAACGATGGGAATGAATGTCCTTGTCATTTTAGGAATTAATTTAGTTTTTGGCTTCGTGATGCCGATGATTGATAACGGTGCCCATATTGGTGGTCTTGTTGGCGGTTTTCTAGCAGCCGCGCTCGTTCAGCTGCCGAAAGAAAAAGGGCGGCCGAGGCAGATTTTTTACCTCTTAGGCACCATTATTCTTGCTCTCAGCCTTTTTTGGTTAGGTCACATAAAAGAAGACCAACAAATGTCCTCTTTATTATCATTACAGCTTGCCCAAGAGTATATGCAGGAAGGCCGGTTTGATGAAGCCTACCCATTGATTGAGACTGTTCTAGAAGAGGAGAATGATAATCCTGAGGCTTATTTCTTGATGGCTTATTTAGAGTATGAATTCGGGCAGTATGAAAAGGCGAGAGAATCGCTCTTAAAAACCGTTGAATTAAGACCTTCTTTCCATGAGGCCCACTACAATCTAGCCCTGACTCACTCAAGGTTAGGTAATACAGAGGAAGCAATAGCCTCATTAGAAGAAGCCATTGCCCTCGCTCCGGAAGAAGAAGATTATCAAGCATTATATGATGATATAATGACTGACTAA
- a CDS encoding spore germination protein, translated as MGDTEVKHRVSNEYTKNISFLKKELAVDDSFDIIYLELEHAGRQMGLFLVDGFAKDSALTQIQRELSMTTESMLNEKPLDKLIKSRIPYVEIETTDDLDNVVDQVLAGPAALVVEGCDYVILLDTREYPVRGPEEPDTEQVIRGSKDGFVETLVMNAALIRRRIRDRTMRVEYVQVGRRSKTDLAITYIADIADDKYVKEIKSALEKIDTDGLPMGDKTIEEFIFGHHYNPYPLVRYTERPDVAATHLFEGHIIIMVDGSPSVMISPTTFWHHMQHAEEYRQKPLIGLGLRLVRFIAVWASIFLLPLWYLLATNDNFGPQALTYIGSEEVGSVPLFAQFLIAEIGIEMLRMAAIHTPNALATALGLVSALLIGEVAINVGLFSPEVVLYLAVAAVGSFATPSYEMSLANRFIRVALLISAAAFHLGGYLVGVTLWILLLVRTRVLDMPYLWPFIPFNVRAMRDVLFRAPMPLKNRRPVSLHPQDPDR; from the coding sequence ATGGGTGATACAGAAGTCAAACATCGAGTTTCAAATGAGTATACGAAAAATATATCTTTTTTGAAAAAAGAACTAGCAGTAGACGATAGTTTTGACATTATCTACTTGGAGCTTGAACATGCCGGCAGGCAGATGGGACTCTTTTTAGTTGATGGCTTTGCAAAAGATTCAGCTTTAACGCAAATTCAGCGTGAGCTATCAATGACCACAGAAAGCATGCTTAATGAAAAGCCGCTCGATAAATTAATAAAAAGCCGAATTCCTTACGTGGAGATCGAAACGACTGATGATTTAGATAATGTAGTAGACCAAGTACTAGCAGGACCAGCAGCATTAGTAGTTGAAGGATGCGACTACGTTATCTTGCTCGATACAAGAGAGTATCCTGTACGTGGACCTGAAGAACCAGATACAGAGCAAGTCATACGAGGCTCGAAAGATGGATTTGTCGAAACGCTCGTTATGAATGCGGCACTTATCAGAAGACGTATTCGCGATCGAACAATGCGGGTTGAATATGTGCAGGTAGGAAGACGCTCAAAAACGGATTTAGCGATTACCTATATAGCGGATATTGCTGATGACAAGTATGTAAAAGAAATTAAATCAGCATTAGAAAAAATTGATACCGACGGCCTGCCGATGGGAGACAAAACAATTGAGGAGTTTATTTTTGGGCATCATTATAACCCTTATCCACTTGTGCGTTATACCGAGCGTCCGGATGTAGCTGCCACCCATCTTTTTGAGGGGCATATTATTATCATGGTGGACGGCTCTCCTAGTGTGATGATCAGTCCGACAACATTCTGGCATCATATGCAGCATGCAGAGGAGTACAGACAGAAGCCTTTGATTGGTCTCGGCTTGCGTTTAGTACGTTTCATTGCGGTCTGGGCTTCGATTTTCCTGCTTCCTCTATGGTACTTGCTTGCGACAAATGACAATTTCGGACCACAAGCGCTCACGTACATTGGTTCAGAGGAAGTTGGCAGCGTGCCATTATTTGCTCAATTTTTGATCGCGGAAATAGGAATTGAAATGTTGAGGATGGCGGCCATACATACCCCTAATGCCTTAGCTACAGCACTAGGGTTAGTGTCTGCTCTATTAATAGGTGAAGTGGCAATCAATGTAGGATTATTTTCACCGGAAGTCGTTCTTTATCTAGCGGTTGCTGCTGTAGGTTCATTTGCGACACCTAGTTATGAAATGAGTCTTGCTAACCGGTTTATTAGAGTAGCTCTTTTAATAAGTGCAGCTGCCTTCCACTTAGGCGGCTACTTAGTAGGAGTTACGTTATGGATCCTGCTGCTTGTCCGAACGAGAGTGCTTGATATGCCTTATCTATGGCCGTTTATCCCATTTAACGTAAGAGCGATGCGCGATGTTTTATTTAGAGCGCCCATGCCGCTTAAAAATAGACGACCGGTTTCTCTGCATCCACAGGACCCCGATCGGTAA
- a CDS encoding YueI family protein: protein MDKKMKEVLDHAIYGTPELKPEEKALFLSNFAERIHIALTKSQVMKTGTYAEVIQLMKTKQNLKLFLNGNLSYSIYSNYIKEANQQSVPFTIVTPTSETPFGLVLADAATAISKTSFVIEDDWYKQDMNEL, encoded by the coding sequence ATGGACAAAAAAATGAAGGAAGTACTCGATCACGCTATTTACGGAACACCTGAATTAAAACCTGAAGAGAAAGCATTGTTCCTCTCCAATTTCGCTGAAAGAATTCATATTGCCCTAACAAAAAGCCAAGTGATGAAAACTGGTACATACGCAGAAGTCATTCAGCTGATGAAAACGAAACAAAACCTCAAACTTTTCTTAAATGGAAATTTATCTTATAGCATTTATTCGAATTACATTAAAGAAGCAAATCAACAATCAGTCCCTTTTACAATTGTTACTCCAACATCAGAAACACCATTTGGACTTGTTCTTGCTGATGCTGCAACTGCCATCAGCAAAACGTCTTTTGTCATCGAGGATGACTGGTACAAGCAAGATATGAACGAACTATAA
- a CDS encoding YqgQ family protein, whose product MNTLFDVMQLLKKYGIFIYTGERAVDLELMEEEVRELYEMKMIEAEKFQKALLLIRREKT is encoded by the coding sequence ATGAACACATTATTTGACGTGATGCAGCTGCTTAAAAAATATGGAATTTTTATTTATACGGGAGAGCGGGCTGTTGACTTAGAGTTGATGGAAGAAGAAGTTCGTGAACTGTATGAAATGAAAATGATTGAAGCAGAAAAATTTCAAAAGGCATTGCTGCTTATTAGACGTGAAAAAACTTAA
- a CDS encoding ROK family glucokinase, producing the protein MAFITSYGEIVSKWEIPTNTEDGGIHITMDIAKSIDHKLNELNQEKEHLAAIGMGAPGFIEMETGFIYQAVNIGWKDFPLKDRLEVETGLPVTVDNDANIAALGEMWRGAGDGAKNLLCVTLGTGVGGGIIANGQILHGASGMAGEIGHITSVTKGGAPCNCGKTGCLETIASATGIARLATEAVAVSNEPSLLKEQFDTLGSLTSKDVFEALAKGDHLAERVLDETASYLGVAIANLSNALNPEKIVIGGGVSKAGDALLEPLRTYFNQYALERVASSAEFKIATLGNDAGVIGGAWLAKQKLNQTHY; encoded by the coding sequence ATGGCGTTCATTACTTCATACGGTGAAATTGTATCAAAATGGGAAATTCCAACAAATACCGAGGATGGCGGAATTCATATCACGATGGATATTGCAAAATCCATTGATCATAAATTGAACGAGCTAAACCAAGAAAAAGAACATTTAGCAGCGATCGGCATGGGGGCTCCTGGCTTTATTGAAATGGAAACAGGATTTATCTATCAAGCTGTTAACATTGGGTGGAAAGACTTCCCTCTTAAAGACCGGCTTGAAGTGGAAACAGGCCTTCCTGTGACAGTTGATAATGATGCAAATATCGCAGCATTAGGAGAGATGTGGCGCGGTGCTGGTGATGGTGCCAAAAATCTTCTTTGCGTTACGCTTGGGACAGGTGTTGGTGGCGGTATTATCGCTAATGGACAAATCCTTCACGGTGCTAGCGGGATGGCTGGAGAGATCGGCCATATTACATCTGTTACAAAGGGCGGTGCTCCGTGTAATTGCGGGAAAACAGGCTGCTTAGAAACGATTGCTTCTGCAACAGGTATTGCCCGGCTTGCTACTGAGGCAGTTGCCGTATCAAATGAACCTAGTTTATTAAAGGAACAGTTTGATACATTAGGTTCTTTAACTTCAAAAGATGTATTTGAAGCACTTGCTAAAGGCGATCATTTAGCAGAACGAGTATTGGATGAAACGGCTTCTTATCTTGGCGTAGCAATCGCGAACCTTTCAAATGCACTAAATCCAGAGAAAATTGTCATTGGCGGCGGAGTATCAAAAGCTGGCGATGCATTACTTGAGCCACTAAGAACCTATTTTAATCAGTATGCATTAGAACGTGTGGCGAGCAGTGCCGAGTTTAAAATTGCGACTTTAGGTAATGATGCAGGTGTAATCGGCGGTGCTTGGCTGGCTAAACAAAAGCTGAATCAGACACATTATTAA
- the aspA gene encoding aspartate ammonia-lyase translates to MTDYRTERDLLGEKEVPKDAYYGIQTMRARENFPITGYPPHPELIRAFGYVKKAAAMANRDVGVLQTNIADAIITAAEDVIEGKLNDQFIVDSIQGGAGTSFNMNANEVIANRAIEILGGEKGEYMKVSPNTHVNMAQSTNDAFPTAIHIASLNLAKGLTDSLNELIEAMHEKEKEFDDVLKMGRTHLQDAVPIRLGQEFGAYRRVLTRDLGRLTRSVEHLYEINLGATAVGTGLNAKVEYIDKVSKYLADITDHPFETAEDLVDATQNTDAYTELSSAMKIMAINLSKIANDLRLMSSGPRTGLNEINLPPRQPGSSIMPGKVNPVMCEVMNQVSFQVIGNDQTISLASEAGQLELNVMEPVLVFNLLQSLSILQNGMKVFREYAIEGITANIEHCREMVERSVGIITAINPHVGYEVATRIAKEAIQTDRPVREICLERGILTEEELNEILDPKEMTNPGIAGARFIYG, encoded by the coding sequence ATGACTGACTATCGAACGGAACGCGATTTATTAGGTGAAAAAGAAGTGCCAAAGGATGCTTATTACGGTATTCAAACGATGAGGGCACGTGAGAACTTTCCTATCACAGGATATCCTCCGCACCCTGAATTAATTCGCGCTTTTGGTTATGTGAAAAAAGCTGCAGCTATGGCCAATCGTGATGTTGGAGTGCTGCAAACAAATATTGCCGATGCAATCATTACTGCAGCTGAAGATGTCATTGAAGGGAAATTAAATGATCAATTTATCGTCGATTCGATTCAAGGCGGTGCCGGTACTTCATTCAATATGAATGCAAACGAAGTCATTGCTAATCGTGCGATTGAAATTTTAGGCGGGGAAAAAGGCGAGTATATGAAAGTAAGTCCAAACACACATGTGAATATGGCGCAATCGACAAATGATGCTTTCCCAACGGCTATTCACATTGCAAGCTTAAACTTAGCTAAAGGGCTTACGGATTCATTAAATGAGTTAATCGAAGCGATGCATGAAAAAGAGAAAGAATTTGATGACGTCTTAAAAATGGGACGAACTCATCTGCAAGACGCGGTGCCTATTCGCTTAGGACAGGAATTTGGTGCTTATAGACGAGTTCTTACAAGAGACCTAGGCCGCTTAACTCGCTCAGTCGAGCACCTGTATGAAATTAATTTAGGAGCAACTGCTGTAGGAACGGGACTTAATGCAAAAGTTGAATATATTGATAAAGTTTCTAAGTATTTAGCTGATATTACAGATCACCCATTTGAAACTGCAGAAGATTTAGTTGATGCGACTCAGAACACCGATGCGTATACAGAATTATCAAGTGCGATGAAAATTATGGCGATTAACTTATCAAAGATTGCAAATGACCTTCGCCTAATGAGCTCTGGACCGCGGACAGGCTTGAATGAAATTAATTTGCCGCCAAGACAGCCAGGTTCATCTATTATGCCAGGAAAAGTGAATCCGGTGATGTGTGAAGTAATGAACCAGGTGTCATTCCAAGTGATAGGAAACGATCAAACGATCAGCCTTGCTTCAGAAGCAGGTCAGCTTGAGCTAAATGTCATGGAGCCGGTGCTTGTATTCAACCTTCTACAATCGCTGTCGATTTTACAAAATGGAATGAAAGTATTCCGTGAATATGCGATTGAAGGAATTACAGCAAACATTGAGCATTGTCGTGAGATGGTTGAGCGCAGTGTAGGGATTATTACAGCGATTAATCCGCATGTAGGATATGAAGTGGCGACACGTATTGCAAAAGAAGCCATTCAAACGGATCGTCCTGTTCGTGAAATTTGTCTGGAAAGAGGCATTTTAACAGAAGAAGAACTAAATGAAATTCTCGATCCTAAAGAAATGACGAATCCAGGAATTGCAGGAGCAAGGTTTATTTACGGCTAA
- the thiE gene encoding thiamine phosphate synthase: MKDFKLYAITGEEFHQGRDLIEVMEEAILGGVDIIQLRDKKSKKIDVLKKAQALRELTKKHDVTFIVNDHIDVALAVDADGIHVGQDDLPLAEARKVMGPDKIIGISTHKIEEARAAEAGGADYIGVGPIFETKSKEDVVDPVTTQYIQQVANEITIPFVAIGGIKLHNVDQVLAAGATRVCMISEIVGADDVKGTCEKFIEILK, from the coding sequence ATGAAAGATTTTAAACTATACGCGATTACCGGAGAAGAATTTCATCAGGGACGTGACTTAATTGAAGTAATGGAAGAAGCTATTTTAGGCGGAGTCGATATTATTCAATTAAGAGATAAAAAAAGTAAAAAAATTGATGTGCTTAAAAAAGCTCAAGCATTACGTGAATTAACAAAGAAACACGATGTAACATTTATCGTAAATGACCATATAGATGTAGCGCTTGCTGTAGATGCAGACGGTATTCATGTAGGACAAGACGATCTTCCCCTGGCTGAAGCGAGAAAAGTGATGGGTCCAGACAAAATCATTGGTATTTCTACGCATAAAATCGAAGAAGCCCGTGCGGCTGAAGCAGGTGGAGCAGACTATATTGGAGTCGGTCCAATTTTTGAAACAAAAAGTAAAGAAGATGTAGTAGATCCTGTGACAACCCAATACATTCAACAAGTGGCCAATGAAATCACAATTCCGTTTGTAGCAATCGGCGGGATCAAGCTGCACAATGTCGATCAAGTATTAGCTGCAGGTGCCACGCGTGTCTGTATGATCAGTGAGATTGTCGGAGCAGATGATGTTAAAGGGACGTGCGAAAAATTTATTGAAATCCTCAAGTAA
- the thiS gene encoding sulfur carrier protein ThiS: MELIINGEKETIQADTLLDVVTHYQLEKHLVVTEVNGEIIDRDSWAETKVEEGMKIELVHFVGGG; encoded by the coding sequence ATGGAATTAATCATTAATGGTGAAAAGGAAACGATTCAAGCTGACACGCTGCTTGATGTAGTAACGCATTATCAATTAGAAAAGCATCTGGTCGTAACTGAGGTTAACGGGGAGATCATTGACCGAGACAGTTGGGCCGAGACGAAAGTAGAAGAAGGTATGAAGATTGAATTAGTGCATTTTGTTGGAGGAGGATGA
- a CDS encoding thiazole synthase produces MKSSKLVIAGKELSSRFFLGTGRYPNPFVQNEAIRVSEAEVLTFAIRRVNLDAPSEDAILQHLDQDSFTYLPNTSGASNAEEAIRIARLAKASGISNWIKVEISADEKTLLPDPIETLKATETLANEGFVVLPYTSDDPILCRKLEEAGAAAVMPGGAPIGTGLGVLNPYNIGLIAEDSNVPIIVDAGLGSAKDIVEVMELGVDGVLMNTPVAKAKDPVKMAHAMKLAIEAGRASYEAGRIPKKKYATASSGYESLISR; encoded by the coding sequence ATGAAATCATCAAAGTTAGTCATAGCTGGTAAAGAATTATCATCAAGATTTTTTCTTGGGACGGGGCGTTATCCCAATCCATTTGTTCAAAATGAAGCAATCCGAGTATCAGAAGCGGAAGTATTAACATTTGCGATTCGCCGTGTGAATTTAGATGCTCCGAGTGAGGATGCGATCCTGCAGCATCTAGATCAAGATTCATTTACTTATCTTCCGAACACATCAGGAGCTAGTAATGCAGAAGAAGCAATCCGCATTGCAAGACTAGCGAAGGCATCAGGGATCAGTAACTGGATCAAAGTGGAAATTAGTGCAGATGAAAAAACATTGCTTCCTGATCCTATCGAAACACTAAAGGCGACAGAAACGTTGGCAAATGAGGGTTTTGTTGTGCTTCCTTATACATCAGATGATCCCATTTTATGCCGTAAATTAGAAGAGGCTGGGGCAGCTGCCGTTATGCCTGGAGGTGCGCCGATTGGTACAGGGCTTGGTGTATTAAATCCGTACAATATTGGCTTAATAGCAGAAGACTCTAACGTGCCGATTATTGTAGATGCTGGCTTAGGATCTGCAAAAGATATCGTTGAAGTAATGGAGCTTGGGGTTGATGGTGTCTTAATGAATACGCCCGTAGCAAAAGCGAAGGATCCGGTGAAAATGGCTCATGCAATGAAGCTTGCGATTGAGGCAGGACGTGCATCTTATGAAGCAGGCAGAATTCCAAAGAAGAAGTACGCGACAGCAAGCAGCGGGTATGAGTCCCTCATTTCGCGATAA